In Primulina huaijiensis isolate GDHJ02 chromosome 6, ASM1229523v2, whole genome shotgun sequence, a single window of DNA contains:
- the LOC140979297 gene encoding isochorismate synthase, chloroplastic-like — MAAVANHCMASSSNIKSAKRTSFSSPTAHAKHSVHFTSNKKYKELSSLSMNGCQSEDPRAPIGTIETKTFPMAPTPASAADRLNSAIYDLKSNPSQLDSGIIRLEVPIDEHIEALDWLRSQSLDSVLPRSYYSGRESSIVPSRHNNNEEKLVGVAGFGSAVSFRHLDGFSLNDWHSIKRFLSKSSPLIRAYGGMRFDARANISPEWQDFASFYFMVPQVEFDEFEGSSMIAATVAWDNRLSTTYEQAVAALEATMWQLSCVIKSNNNSSEQPILLDQIHVPNQISWELAVNKALDSIKSKDSNLTKVVLARSSRVHTNAEIDPLMWLEALQAEGVNSYQFCLQPPQAPAFIGNTPERLFYRDQLSVTSDALAATRARGTSEALDLQIGRDLLSSPKDHHEFAVVRESIRRKLEAICSSTIVEPNKALRKLPRVQHLYAKLTGTLEQEDDEFKILSSLHPTPAVCGQPMEDARVFIIETESFDRGYYAGPVGWFGGAESEFAVGIRSALVGKDVGAILYAGTGIVEGSKPAMEWKELELKTSQFTKLMKHEEARMAISGQP, encoded by the exons ATGGCAGCAGTAGCTAACCATTGCATGGCCAGTTCTTCCAACATCAAATCCGCGAAACGGACCTCCTTCTCATCCCCAACGGCACATGCCAAACATTCGGTTCATTTCACGAGTAACAAA AAATACAAGGAGTTGTCTTCACTATCCATGAATGGTTGCCAAAGTGAAGATCCTAGAGCACCAATTGGTACCATTGAGACCAAAACATTTCCAATGGCACCCACACCAGCTTCGGCTGCTGATCGTCTCAACTCAGCCATTTACGACTTGAAATCGAACCCATCACAACTTGATTCTGGGATTATTCGTCTCgag GTGCCGATTGACGAGCACATTGAGGCACTAGATTGGCTTCGATCACAGAGCTTAGATTCTGTGCTCCCACGCAGTTATTATTCTGGTCGCGAATCGTCCATCGTTCCCAGTCGTCATAATAATAATGAAGAAAAGTTAGTCGGTGTTGCTGGATTTGGTTCAGCCGTTTCATTTCGCCATCTCGACGGATTCTCTTTGAATGATTGGCATTCCATCAAAAG GTTCTTGTCTAAAAGCTCTCCACTGATCCGTGCTTACGGTGGAATGCGTTTTGATGCAAGAGCTAACATATCACCCGAGTGGCAAGACTTTGCGTCTTTTTATTTCATGGTCCCTCAG GTTGAATTTGATGAGTTTGAAGGAAGTTCGATGATCGCAGCAACCGTCGCATGGGACAACCGCCTTTCGACAACATACGAACAAGCAGTTGCCGCACTTGAGGCCACCATGTGGCAGCTTTCATGTGTCATCAAATCGAACAATAATTCTTCCGAACAACCTATTTTGCTCGATCAAATTCACGTTCCAAACCAAATATCTTGGGAACTAGCTGTCAACAAAGCCTTGGACTCCATTAAAAGCAAAGATTCCAATCTAACCAAG GTTGTACTTGCACGTAGCAGCCGAGTACATACAAATGCAGAAATCGACCCCTTGATGTGGTTGGAAGCCTTACAGGCTGAAGGGGTTAATTCCTATCAATTTTGTCTCCAACCTCCTCAAGCACCTGCTTTCATCGGGAACACT CCCGAACGACTATTTTACCGGGACCAGCTTAGTGTCACCAGCGATGCATTGGCCGCTACACGAGCCAGAGGAACATCGGAGGCTCTAGATTTACAGATTGGACGCGATTTGCTTTCAAG TCCTAAAGATCACCATGAATTTGCAGTAGTACGAGAAAGCATCAGAAGAAAACTCGAA GCTATATGTTCGAGCACAATAGTCGAACCAAACAAAGCTCTGAGGAAACTCCCACGAGTTCAACATCTTTACGCTAAACTCACAGGCACACTCGAACAAGAAGATGAtgag ttTAAGATTTTGTCGTCTCTTCATCCGACTCCAGCTGTTTGTGGGCAGCCTATGGAGGACGCCCGAGTATTTATAATCGAAACTG AATCATTCGACCGAGGATACTACGCTGGCCCTGTTGGGTGGTTTGGTGGTGCAGAGAGTGAGTTTGCTGTAGGAATAAGATCAGCCTTGGTTGGCAAG GACGTTGGTGCTATATTGTACGCGGGAACTGGGATAGTAGAAGGGAGCAAACCAGCCATGGAATGGAAGGAATTAGAGCTCAAAACCTCACag TTCACTAAATTGATGAAACACGAAGAAGCTCGAATGGCCATAAGCGGACAGCCCTGA